From Wolbachia endosymbiont (group A) of Longitarsus flavicornis, the proteins below share one genomic window:
- a CDS encoding gamma carbonic anhydrase family protein — protein sequence MYHILKYKDYEPKIDESAFIAGGSHIIGKVEIGRNASIWFNCVIRGDVGSIKIGDGTNIQDGTVIHVDRNPGGDTIIGSMVTVGHFCMLHACTVHDKAFIGMGSTVMDHAVVEPEAMVAAGSLVTHGKVIKSGEIWAGRPAKFFKKMSNEEIKHIAQSAQNYIMLMKEYKNCS from the coding sequence ATGTATCACATTTTAAAATACAAAGATTATGAACCAAAAATAGACGAAAGTGCTTTCATCGCAGGTGGTTCGCATATCATAGGTAAGGTTGAAATAGGAAGAAATGCGAGCATCTGGTTTAATTGTGTAATCAGAGGGGACGTTGGATCAATAAAAATAGGTGATGGAACAAATATTCAAGATGGAACGGTAATTCATGTGGATAGAAACCCAGGTGGTGACACAATTATTGGCAGCATGGTAACAGTGGGACATTTTTGTATGTTGCACGCATGCACGGTGCATGATAAAGCGTTTATTGGTATGGGCTCTACCGTGATGGACCATGCAGTTGTGGAGCCTGAAGCTATGGTAGCTGCTGGCTCACTGGTGACACATGGAAAAGTGATAAAAAGTGGAGAAATATGGGCTGGCAGGCCAGCAAAATTCTTCAAAAAAATGTCGAATGAAGAAATTAAACATATCGCGCAGTCGGCACAAAATTATATCATGCTAATGAAGGAATATAAAAATTGTAGTTGA
- a CDS encoding septal ring lytic transglycosylase RlpA family protein, protein MIKNLAFLCLIFVLMSSCSFSNRFNCTAGHYKIGSSYTINGITYYPKNCKHYEEIGTASWYGIEDHGTLTANGEVFNRHLISAAHKTLPLPCFVLVTNLENGRKLVTRVNDRGPFIKGRIIDLSEKAAQVLGFHKVGLAKVKVQYLRKMSEQLIQNTPHYRKQYEKEMQKRHPKQDSAESKGYVAFFKSAQAAKSAASKLRNQGIKNVRLLFKNDQYCVKVSYR, encoded by the coding sequence ATGATAAAAAACCTAGCCTTCCTATGTCTAATATTCGTTTTGATGAGTAGTTGCAGTTTTAGCAACAGGTTTAATTGCACTGCAGGTCATTACAAAATTGGCAGCAGCTACACAATAAATGGTATAACTTATTATCCAAAAAACTGTAAACACTACGAAGAGATAGGGACAGCGTCGTGGTATGGAATAGAAGATCATGGCACGCTTACAGCAAATGGTGAAGTGTTTAACCGTCACTTGATCTCTGCAGCGCATAAGACTTTGCCCCTACCCTGCTTTGTTCTTGTCACTAATTTAGAAAATGGAAGAAAGCTTGTTACAAGGGTTAACGATAGAGGACCATTTATTAAAGGCAGAATAATAGACTTATCAGAAAAAGCAGCTCAAGTCTTAGGATTTCATAAAGTAGGGCTTGCAAAGGTAAAAGTCCAATACCTAAGAAAGATGTCAGAACAATTGATACAAAATACTCCTCATTACAGAAAGCAATATGAAAAAGAAATGCAGAAACGTCACCCAAAACAAGACAGTGCAGAAAGTAAGGGATATGTTGCATTTTTTAAAAGTGCTCAGGCTGCTAAATCAGCTGCATCAAAGCTTCGCAATCAAGGAATAAAAAATGTTAGATTGCTTTTTAAGAACGATCAATATTGCGTGAAAGTGAGTTATAGGTAG
- the murC gene encoding UDP-N-acetylmuramate--L-alanine ligase — MRILNYTIINLVMSKHLLLNINKTQEGIIHIIGIGGIGMSAIAEILHNSNCKVQGSDAQSNDNINRLQKLGIEVFIGHNANNISQAQIVVHSSAIKSDNVELIAAKNNNKTVLHRSDILTEIMKDRCVIAVSGSSGKTTTTAMIASIFDHSGIDATVTVGGILNSYKSNFKLGGSDTFLIEADESDGTMLKIPAKIAVITSINNDHIDYYGTFDNIKNAFSQFVNNAGSAVLPDSVDIDYDAGNSITFGFENGSIRASNIEQHNNSMEFDVLIDNNHRIKNVVLSNTIGMHKVSNALAAISVAIKLGISDAEIKKGLLEFKGVARRFSLIANIKGVKLIEDYAHHPNEIYATLTAARSITKGKVIGIIEPLRFARIRNFFDEFIRIFMMFDYVILTPVHPPEDKPIPGCGIDDIQKALISNGFNNTKIMNDALLISHFISDSTSPGDIVLFIGAGSNIAKLAKETAALIAEVKV; from the coding sequence ATGAGGATTTTAAATTATACTATAATAAATTTAGTAATGAGTAAACATCTACTGCTAAATATTAACAAAACTCAAGAAGGAATAATACATATTATTGGTATAGGTGGAATCGGAATGAGTGCCATTGCTGAAATTCTTCACAATTCCAATTGCAAAGTTCAAGGCAGTGATGCACAATCAAACGACAATATAAATAGGTTACAAAAGCTGGGCATAGAGGTTTTTATTGGTCACAATGCTAATAATATAAGCCAAGCTCAAATAGTCGTACATTCTTCTGCAATAAAATCTGATAATGTGGAGTTAATTGCGGCAAAAAATAACAATAAAACCGTTTTGCATAGATCAGACATACTTACTGAAATTATGAAAGATAGGTGTGTAATAGCGGTTTCAGGTTCAAGCGGAAAGACAACGACAACAGCAATGATTGCTTCCATTTTTGATCATTCTGGCATTGATGCGACTGTAACTGTAGGAGGGATATTAAATTCCTATAAGAGCAACTTCAAACTTGGAGGGAGTGACACTTTTCTGATCGAGGCTGATGAGTCTGATGGAACTATGCTAAAAATCCCTGCAAAGATTGCTGTCATAACAAGTATCAACAATGACCACATAGATTATTACGGCACATTTGATAATATCAAAAATGCATTTTCCCAATTCGTGAATAATGCAGGTTCTGCAGTTTTACCTGATTCTGTAGACATCGATTATGATGCGGGTAATTCTATAACGTTTGGGTTTGAGAATGGTAGCATAAGAGCCAGCAACATCGAACAACATAATAACAGCATGGAATTTGATGTGTTGATTGACAATAACCACAGAATAAAAAACGTAGTACTATCAAACACAATAGGAATGCATAAAGTAAGCAACGCCTTAGCTGCAATATCAGTTGCGATAAAGCTCGGGATTAGCGATGCAGAGATTAAAAAAGGCCTTTTGGAATTCAAAGGAGTAGCAAGAAGATTCTCTTTGATTGCCAATATTAAAGGTGTTAAGTTAATTGAGGATTATGCCCATCATCCAAATGAAATATATGCAACTTTAACGGCTGCACGTTCGATTACTAAAGGAAAAGTAATAGGAATTATCGAACCACTTCGTTTTGCTCGCATTCGTAATTTTTTTGATGAATTCATACGAATTTTCATGATGTTTGATTATGTCATCCTCACTCCTGTTCATCCCCCAGAAGACAAGCCTATTCCTGGTTGTGGAATTGATGATATACAAAAAGCTTTAATCAGTAATGGATTTAATAACACAAAAATTATGAATGATGCTTTGCTCATTTCACATTTTATTAGTGATTCGACAAGTCCAGGTGATATAGTATTATTTATTGGTGCTGGTAGTAATATAGCTAAATTGGCAAAAGAAACTGCAGCACTTATTGCAGAAGTTAAGGTTTAA